In the Campylobacter sp. RM6914 genome, one interval contains:
- a CDS encoding 50S ribosomal protein L25/general stress protein Ctc, whose amino-acid sequence MLEGIVRESIGKKSAKALRRDGYLIANIYGKGLENIAAAFKVNDFIKEARKKETLAFDVKVGDKVYNVVIVDYQRDVVTNDLKHVDLKVALPGVVSRYMIPVKPVGTPIGLKNKGVLIQSKRRLAVKCTAENLPNSFDVDVSKLDVDDTILVRDIAVPAGVTIVDADRVAVLGVIKAR is encoded by the coding sequence ATGTTAGAAGGTATCGTTAGAGAGAGTATCGGTAAGAAGTCTGCAAAGGCTTTAAGAAGAGATGGTTATCTAATCGCGAACATTTACGGTAAGGGATTAGAGAATATTGCTGCTGCATTTAAAGTCAATGACTTTATAAAAGAGGCACGTAAAAAAGAGACCCTTGCGTTTGATGTAAAAGTTGGCGACAAGGTATATAACGTTGTTATTGTTGACTACCAAAGAGACGTTGTAACAAACGACTTAAAACACGTTGACCTTAAAGTGGCACTTCCTGGTGTTGTATCAAGATATATGATCCCTGTTAAACCTGTAGGCACTCCGATAGGTCTTAAAAACAAGGGTGTTTTGATCCAGTCAAAGCGTCGTTTAGCAGTAAAATGTACAGCTGAAAATCTACCAAATTCATTTGATGTAGATGTTAGTAAGCTTGACGTTGATGATACGATCTTGGTTCGTGACATAGCAGTTCCTGCAGGTGTCACTATCGTTGATGCGGATCGTGTTGCTGTTCTTGGGGTTATCAAAGCTAGATAA
- a CDS encoding type IV pilus twitching motility protein PilT, giving the protein MEFDVDVSKLNFKLRDELNEYLKRLVDGGGSDLHIKSGGYIRGRFNGEIVKMSDKILSREDGITLAKELLRSNFKNLVNNLSVDFTHKLNSDYRFRVNIFFQMEGVSAVFRTIPNKIPNFNDLKLPASIEKICNNTNRGIILVTGPTGSGKTTTLASMINHINKTKRKHIITIEDPIEYVYSDELSIINQRSIGQDALNFADALRASLREDPDVILVGEMRDLETIETAIRAAETGHLVLSTLHTLDAKESINRIVNMFKKEEQNRVKLTFTSVLSAIISQRLAQTKDGKRRAAVEILINNARIKETILNDKIDDIYTAISESKNTYGMQTFDQHLLELYSDDIISANEALEKSSRRNDLEIKIKNVNLSRSKTSNEEQNINDIGNDIIALKKL; this is encoded by the coding sequence ATGGAATTTGACGTTGATGTCAGCAAACTCAACTTTAAGCTAAGAGATGAGTTAAATGAATACCTAAAACGTCTAGTAGATGGCGGAGGAAGTGACCTACACATTAAGTCAGGCGGATATATCAGAGGCCGATTTAACGGCGAGATAGTAAAAATGAGTGATAAAATTCTCTCAAGAGAGGACGGTATCACTCTAGCAAAAGAGCTTTTGCGCTCAAATTTTAAAAATCTTGTTAATAACTTAAGTGTTGATTTTACCCATAAGCTGAATTCCGACTATCGTTTTCGTGTGAATATATTTTTCCAAATGGAAGGTGTGTCGGCGGTTTTTAGAACAATACCAAATAAAATTCCAAATTTTAACGACTTAAAACTTCCTGCTTCGATTGAAAAAATTTGTAACAATACAAATCGCGGTATCATACTGGTAACCGGACCTACTGGTAGCGGCAAGACAACCACTTTAGCCAGCATGATAAATCACATCAATAAAACCAAAAGAAAACATATAATAACCATTGAAGACCCAATAGAGTATGTCTATTCGGACGAACTAAGTATTATAAACCAACGCTCTATCGGACAGGATGCTTTAAATTTTGCCGATGCGCTTAGGGCCTCTTTGCGCGAAGACCCGGATGTCATACTTGTAGGTGAAATGAGGGATTTAGAAACGATAGAAACAGCGATTAGAGCTGCCGAAACAGGTCACTTGGTGCTTTCTACCCTTCATACTCTTGACGCAAAAGAGAGTATAAATAGAATCGTAAATATGTTTAAAAAAGAGGAGCAAAACCGCGTTAAACTTACTTTTACATCGGTTCTAAGCGCTATAATATCACAGCGCCTTGCGCAAACCAAAGATGGCAAAAGACGTGCTGCGGTTGAAATTTTGATAAATAACGCTCGTATCAAAGAGACGATATTAAATGACAAGATTGATGATATTTACACGGCTATTTCCGAGAGTAAAAACACCTATGGTATGCAGACTTTTGACCAGCATTTGCTTGAGCTTTACTCAGACGACATTATAAGTGCCAATGAGGCATTAGAAAAGTCAAGCAGACGAAACGATCTTGAGATAAAGATAAAAAATGTAAATTTATCAAGATCTAAGACATCAAACGAAGAGCAAAACATAAACGATATCGGCAATGATATAATCGCACTAAAAAAATTGTAA
- a CDS encoding transaldolase, whose amino-acid sequence MYDNNVKFSLWCDFIEREFLDNEFLELLNKEIINGATSNPAIFKSAFSSSQAYKESILKSDKRHPKSIYETLATQDIKMAACKMLKNYVNDDDGFVSIEVDPNLSDDTNATIEEGVRLHASIGMPNVMIKVPATKEGFTAMSALMAKGISVNATLIFSPEQAQNCLDAFEAGAEIYKRRFPNTPLPKGVISIFVSRFDRLLDEKMAQKSLPKGQIGIMNAAKIYHIIQDRNLPNVRALFASTGVKGGELRADYYVRELMYENSINTAPLDTIKEFIKEKATPKKAPSKESIESFFEVVNNADIDMNFAYKELLNDGLKAFVVAFENIMKTLK is encoded by the coding sequence ATGTATGACAATAATGTAAAATTTTCACTTTGGTGTGATTTTATTGAACGTGAGTTTTTGGATAATGAATTTTTAGAGCTTTTAAATAAAGAGATTATAAACGGGGCTACAAGTAACCCGGCGATATTTAAAAGCGCTTTTTCAAGTTCACAGGCGTATAAAGAGTCGATATTAAAAAGTGATAAACGCCATCCAAAAAGCATTTACGAGACATTGGCTACTCAAGATATTAAGATGGCTGCATGTAAGATGCTTAAAAATTACGTAAATGATGACGACGGTTTTGTTAGTATTGAAGTTGATCCAAATTTATCAGATGATACAAATGCAACCATAGAAGAGGGTGTTAGACTTCATGCAAGTATCGGCATGCCAAATGTGATGATAAAAGTTCCTGCCACAAAAGAGGGTTTTACAGCTATGAGCGCGCTTATGGCAAAAGGTATAAGCGTAAATGCAACTCTTATCTTTTCACCTGAGCAAGCACAAAATTGTCTTGACGCTTTTGAGGCAGGAGCTGAAATTTATAAGCGACGCTTCCCAAATACTCCGCTACCAAAAGGCGTTATAAGTATTTTTGTTAGCCGTTTTGATAGACTTCTTGATGAGAAAATGGCGCAAAAAAGTCTACCTAAAGGGCAAATTGGCATAATGAACGCCGCAAAAATTTATCACATCATACAAGATAGAAATTTACCAAATGTTCGCGCGCTTTTTGCTAGCACAGGCGTTAAGGGCGGTGAGCTAAGGGCTGATTATTATGTTCGTGAGCTAATGTATGAAAACTCTATAAATACAGCTCCGCTTGATACGATAAAAGAATTTATAAAAGAGAAAGCGACACCTAAAAAAGCCCCTAGCAAAGAGAGCATAGAGAGCTTTTTTGAAGTTGTAAATAATGCCGATATCGATATGAACTTTGCTTATAAAGAGCTTTTAAATGATGGACTAAAAGCCTTTGTGGTTGCATTTGAAAATATTATGAAGACTCTAAAATAA